In Citrus sinensis cultivar Valencia sweet orange chromosome 2, DVS_A1.0, whole genome shotgun sequence, a single genomic region encodes these proteins:
- the LOC102618390 gene encoding endoglucanase 11, with protein sequence MKGPQIKNNKNPRFAFVKQQQQQHCLLILISIFINVSAAATATAFDYADALSKSLLYFEAQRSGRLPYNQRVTWRDHSGLTDGLEQGVDLVGGYYDAGDQVKFGLPMAFTVTMLSWGVIEFREQIAAAGELEHAFEAIKWGTDYFIKAHTSPNVLWAEVGDGDTDHYCWQRPEDMTTSRHAYKIDENNPGSDLAGETAAAMAAASIVFKKTNPHYSHLLLHHAQQLFEFGDKFRGKYDESVEAVKSYYASVSGYMDELLWGAMWLSKATDNDKYLQYVINNADNFGGIGWAITEFSWDVKYAGLQVMASKLLAKEQHKKQYGYILEQYRLKAEYYICSCLNKNNGSNVDRTRGGLLYIRPWNNMQYVSTAAFLLTIYSDLLLDSNQPLNCNGEIVGHQEILSFAKSQVDYILGSNPMNMSYLVGYGPKYPTRVHHRGASIVSYRENKGFIGCTQGYDNWYSRVDQNPNVIVGALVGGPDWRDNFMDQRNNYMQTEACTYNTAPLVGVFAKLSQLEEQRNSNPSLVASS encoded by the exons ATGAAGGGAccccaaattaaaaataataagaaccCAAGATTTGCTTTTGTaaaacagcagcagcagcagcattgCTTACTAATCTTAATAAGCATTTTCATTAATGTCTCCGCTGCTGCAACGGCAACGGCTTTCGATTATGCTGACGCCTTGTCAAAGAGCCTCCTTTACTTCGAAGCTCAACGTTCAGGCCGCTTGCCGTACAACCAACGTGTCACGTGGCGGGACCATTCCGGCCTCACCGACGGCTTGGAGCAAGGG GTTGATTTGGTCGGAGGGTATTATGATGCTGGTGACCAGGTGAAATTTGGCCTGCCAATGGCTTTCACAGTGACTATGCTTTCATGGGGTGTCATCGAATTTCGTGAACAGATCGCTGCTGCCGGTGAACTAGAGCATGCTTTCGAGGCAATCAAATGGGGCACTGATTACTTCATTAAGGCACACACTAGCCCAAATGTGCTATGGGCTGAG GTGGGTGATGGGGATACTGACCACTACTGCTGGCAACGCCCGGAGGATATGACCACATCAAGACATGCTTACAAGATTGATGAGAACAATCCCGGGTCGGATCTCGCCGGAGAGACGGCTGCGGCGATGGCCGCCGCGTCGATTGTGTTCAAGAAAACTAACCCACATTACTCACACCTACTCTTGCACCATGCCCAACAg TTGTTTGAATTTGGTGACAAATTTAGAGGGAAATATGATGAGAGTGTGGAAGCGGTGAAGAGCTACTATGCGTCGGTGAGTGGGTACATGGATGAGTTGTTGTGGGGGGCAATGTGGCTTTCCAAAGCCACCGACAATGACAAGTACTTACAGTATGTTATCAATAATGCTGATAACTTTGGTGGGATTGGCTGGGCTATTACAGAATTCAGCTGGGATGTCAAGTATGCTGGCCTTCAAGTTATGGCTTCAAAG TTGCTTGCAAAGGAACAACACAAGAAGCAATATGGATACATACTTGAACAGTATCGACTAAAAGCCGAGTACTATATTTGTTCATGCCTTAACAAGAACAATGGTAGCAATGTAGACCGGACGCGGGGAGGTCTGTTATACATCAGGCCATGGAACAACATGCAGTATGTTTCAACAGCAGCATTTTTGCTCACCATCTACTCTGACTTGCTGCTTGACTCAAATCAACCGCTGAATTGCAATGGTGAAATTGTCGGTCACCAAGAGATCCTTAGCTTTGCCAAGTCCCAAGTAGATTACATATTAGGCTCTAACCCAATGAACATGAGCTATTTGGTGGGTTATGGACCCAAATACCCCACAAGGGTGCACCATAGAGGAGCCTCAATTGTGTCATACAGAGAGAACAAAGGGTTCATCGGGTGCACCCAAGGGTATGATAACTGGTACAGCCGGGTGGACCAGAACCCGAATGTTATAGTTGGAGCTTTGGTTGGAGGACCCGATTGGCGAGATAATTTCATGGatcaaagaaataattatatgCAGACTGAGGCCTGCACATATAATACGGCACCATTGGTGGGAGTTTTTGCCAAATTGTCCCAATTAGAGGAACAAAGGAATAGTAACCCATCCCTGGTTGCTTCATCTTAG
- the LOC127900314 gene encoding secreted RxLR effector protein 161-like, with amino-acid sequence MEKIPYSSAIWSLMYAQVCTRPDIAFIVGMLGRYLSNPGMDHWKAAKRVMRYLQRTKEYMLTYRRSDQLEIIGYSDSDFAGCQDCRRSTSGYIYLLAGGAISWRSAKQTLVASSTMAAEFVACYEASNQGIWLRNFVTGLRILEGVERPLDIFCDNKSTVLYFNNNRSSTKSKHIDIKFLVVKERVQSGQISIEHIGTNSMIADPLTKGLPPKVFHEHTARMGMILLEDIQI; translated from the coding sequence ATGGAGAAGATTCCTTATTCTTCAGCTATATGGAGTCTTATGTATGCTCAAGTATGTACGCGTCCAGATATTGCGTTCATAGTTGGCATGTTGGGCAGATATTTGAGCAATCCCGGGATGGATCATTGGAAAGCAGCCAAACGGGTTATGAGGTACTTACAGAGAACAAAGGAGTACATGCTCACATATAGGAGGTCGGATCAGTTAGAGATCATTGGGTATTCCGACTCTGATTTTGCTGGATGCCAAGACTGCAGAAGATCCACATCAGGCTATATTTACTTGTTGGCTGGTGGAGCAATTTCTTGGAGATCTGCCAAGCAGACACTTGTAGCTTCATCGACTATGGCAGCAGAGTTTGTAGCATGTTATGAGGCATCCAATCAAGGAATATGGCTGCGTAATTTTGTCACTGGGCTGCGCATTCTAGAGGGTGTAGAAAGACCGCTCGATATATTTTGTGACAATAAGTCAAcagttttatatttcaacAACAACAGGAGCTCTACAAAGTCAAAACACATTGACATCAAGTTCCTTGTTGTGAAGGAAAGAGTGCAAAGTGGACAAATATCCATAGAGCACATTGGGACAAACTCCATGATAGCGGATCCGCTCACTAAAGGATTACCACCTAAAGTCTTTCATGAGCACACTGCTCGTATGGGTATGATTTTACTTGAGGATATTCAGATTTAG